One genomic region from Rosa rugosa chromosome 1, drRosRugo1.1, whole genome shotgun sequence encodes:
- the LOC133723908 gene encoding disease resistance protein At4g27190-like, with translation MVRLVHLPAFRSSEIPPRVTQRFKTLGKKTIIEPIHWVGRQVGYVIHCKNNLQTLQGRAEELKAARESLEHEVDEAIRRGELVAWRLQYCLTRAARVAAVTDELLRGESQVDLKCLHGFCPNLKYSYRLGRKSTKLIMEVVHLRDTLSTVEIWLEKWGVSTGEYQAFPSRTSTVEEIMGELKNSSARRIGVCGPTGVGKTLLAKEVYRQAREDKKLFDNVVILLDVKKNPDLEVIQSKIVRQLDMKILEDENLDGRASRLRARILDKKILVILDDVWEQIDLEALGLPSVPNCKILLTSKTTSSDTIMRYFELGPLDTIMQYFELGPLDNKEARFLFEKMIGDDVKEAVDIRNVANQVADRCRRLPILIVIVASTLKRISTLTSWENALGCLEEFNITDHRITRDPHLGIEWSYKQLNDEEVKQLFLLCGFAIWGKDIYLPALLKFSMGLGLFSKAYTMEQAKDAFQSSVEKLKDFYLLTDSDDDNRSVRMHDLVRDVANQIAFRDGHILSSAEDGGDYELKEWLDKDFFKKCSMISPQSSTVPVLSEVTRIHPKLKMLYLHGKGDNLVEMPSNFFREIQELKMLDLTRLHLLSLPSSLQFLKNMHALFLNQCTLGDVALVGQLSNLEILSFSQSSVKQLTKEIGHLTRLRLLDLSDCSELEVISPNVISSLERLEDLRMRNSFNKWEAEAKRSNASLSELKYLSQLSVLQIHILNADILPANLFSRKLERFNVFIGDVWVERYTRKTLLMVETTLNTLKLKPTTSTEGLDTGLKLLLKRTEDLSLDGTEGVNEMLDELVTQDFQYLECLKHLQVQNYVDIRYPINREVRSLLTV, from the coding sequence ATGGTTCGGCTCGTACACTTGCCGGCTTTTAGGTCTTCTGAGATTCCACCTCGGGTTACGcagcgttttaaaacattgggaaaaaaaacaataattgaACCCATACACTGGGTGGGACGCCAAGTGGGTTATGTAATTCACTGCAAAAACAACCTTCAAACACTGCAAGGCCGAGCGGAAGAGTTAAAAGCTGCCAGAGAGTCGTTAGAACATGAGGTTGATGAGGCTATTAGAAGAGGCGAACTAGTTGCATGGCGTTTGCAGTATTGCCTAACAAGAGCGGCGCGGGTCGCTGCAGTGACAGACGAACTTTTGAGAGGTGAAAGCCAAGTAGATCTGAAATGTCTCCATGGGTTTTGTCCTAATCTGAAGTACAGTTATCGGCTGGGCAGGAAATCAACAAAATTGATAATGGAGGTTGTTCATCTCCGGGACACACTTTCCACAGTTGAAATTTGGCTTGAGAAGTGGGGTGTATCCACCGGGGAGTACCAGGCTTTTCCATCAAGGACGTCAACTGTTGAGGAAATCATGGGTGAACTGAAGAATTCTAGTGCCCGCAGGATCGGGGTGTGTGGACCTACAGGTGTGGGTAAAACTCTACTTGCCAAAGAAGTTTATAGGCAAGCTAGAGAAGATAAAAAGTTATTTGATAATGTGGTTATCCTATTAGATGTCAAGAAAAATCCAGACCTGGAAGTAATTCAGAGCAAGATTGTTCGTCAGTTAGATATGAAGATTCTTGAGGATGAGAATTTAGATGGAAGAGCAAGTCGTCTACGTGCCAGGATACTAGACAAGAAGATTCTTGTGATTCTGGATGATGTTTGGGAACAAATTGACTTGGAAGCTCTGGGACTCCCAAGTGTTCCTAATTGTAAGATATTGCTGACATCTAAAACAACCTCCTCTGATACAATAATGCGGTACTTCGAGCTCGGCCCTTTAGATACAATAATGCAGTACTTCGAGCTCGGCCCTTTAGATAACAAAGAGGCTAGGTTCCTATTTGAGAAGATGATAGGTGATGATGTTAAAGAAGCAGTTGATATACGAAATGTAGCAAATCAAGTTGCTGATAGATGTAGACGTTTGCCCATATTAATTGTCATAGTTGCAAGCACTTTGAAGAGAATATCTACTTTAACTTCATgggaaaatgctttgggatgCCTTGAAGAGTttaatattacagatcacagGATCACACGAGACCCACACTTGGGGATAGAGTGGAGTTACAAACAATTGAATGATGAGGAAGTGAAGCAGTTGTTCTTGCTATGTGGATTTGCAATATGGGGAAAAGATATTTATTTGCCAGCCTTGTTGAAATTTAGTATGGGTTTGGGCCTCTTCAGTAAGGCATACACAATGGAGCAAGCAAAAGATGCATTTCAATCATCGGTTGAAAAACTCAAGGATTTTTATCTACTGACAGACAGTGATGATGATAACAGATCTGTCAGAATGCATGACCTTGTACGTGATGTTGCTAACCAGATTGCATTCCGAGATGGACACATCTTATCATCGGCTGAAGATGGGGGTGACTATGAGTTAAAAGAATGGCTAGATAAGGATTTCTTCAAAAAGTGCAGTATGATATCTCCACAATCCAGTACAGTTCCCGTGCTTTCTGAAGTAACTAGGATACACCCCAAATTAAAAATGCTTTATTTGCACGGTAAAGGTGATAACTTGGTGGAGATGCCATCCAACTTTTTTAGGGAGATTCAGGAACTCAAAATGTTGGATTTAACCAGACTGCATCTGCTGTCACTACCTTCATCTCTTCAGTTCCTGAAGAATATGCATGCCTTATTTTTAAATCAATGCACCTTGGGAGACGTTGCTTTAGTTGGGCAGCTAAGTAACTTGGAAATTCTCAGCTTTTCTCAGTCCAGTGTCAAACAATTGACTAAAGAAATAGGGCATTTGACTCGTCTTCGGTTGTTGGATTTATCTGATTGCTCTGAACTTGAAGTTATTTCACCCAATGTCATATCAAGCTTGGAGAGACTAGAAGACTTGAGAATGAGAAACAGCTTTAACAAGTGGGAGGCTGAAGCTAAAAGAAGCAACGCAAGCCTTTCTGAGCTGAAGTATTTGTCTCAGTTATCCGTATTACAGATACATATTCTGAATGCTGACATTCTTCCAGCAAACTTGTTCTCCCGCAAGTTAGAAAGATTCAATGTTTTTATTGGGGACGTGTGGGTTGAGAGATATACTCGAAAGACCCTACTAATGGTTGAGACTACACTCAACACACTAAAACTCAAGCCCACTACCAGCACCGAAGGATTGGATACAGGACTAAAATTGTTGCTGAAGAGAACAGAAGACTTGTCCTTGGATGGAACGGAGGGTGTCAATGAGATGCTCGATGAATTAGTTACTCAAGACTTCCAGTATTTGGAGTGTTTGAAACATTTGCAAGTCCAAAACTATGTTGATATAAGATATCCCATTAACAGGGAGGTACGTTCTCTGCTGACAGTTTGA
- the LOC133723306 gene encoding uncharacterized protein LOC133723306: MKCFGTFRRKTMRAEPRSSTLTRRANLAAAPSIEGMMNSTANLAALINEFAAYLNKKQMHGRCEETIMARNENHTALFGKFAGFVAETDCVPCEEVSEFKLPKLKRN, translated from the exons atgaagtgttttggtACTTTCCGGCGGAAGACGATGAGGGCCGAGCCAAGATCATCGACACTCACTCGG AGAGCAAATCTTGCAGCTGCTCCTTCTATTGAGGGAATGATGAATTCTACTGCAAATCTTGCAGCTTTAATTAATGAGTTTGCTGCCTATCTCAACAAGAAGCAGATGCATGGTAGGTGCGAGGAAACAATTATGGCTAGGAATGAAAACCACACTGCACTCTTTGGAAAGTTTGCTGGCTTTGTTGCAGAAACTGATTGTGTTCCATGTGAAGAAGTGTCAG AATTCAAGTTGCCaaagctcaagagaaactga